In Parageobacillus sp. KH3-4, the genomic window CATCTTCTGGAATATGGTCGTATTTCCCTTCCAAAATTTCTTTGAAGCCGCGAACTGTTTCTTTAATCGGCACGTATGAACCAGGCTGACCTGTGAATTGTTCGGCAACGTGGAAGTTTTGCGATAAGAAGAATTGAATGCGACGAGCGCGATGCACGACAAGCTTATCTTCATCGGATAGCTCATCCATACCGAGAATCGCGATAATATCTTGCAATTCTCTATAGCGTTGCAACGTTTGTTGCACTTTGCGCGCTACTTGGTAATGCTCTTCGCCGACGATTTCAGGCGCAAGCGCGCGAGATGTGGACGCGAGCGGGTCCACCGCCGGATAAATACCCATTTCCGCAAGTTTCCGTTCCAAGTTCGTCGTTGCGTCCAAGTGAGAGAACGTTGTTGCTGGCGCTGGGTCTGTGTAGTCGTCTGCCGGCACGTAAATCGCTTGAATCGATGTGATGGAACCAGTGGATGTAGAAGTAATCCGTTCTTGTAATTGCCCCATTTCTGTCGCAAGCGTCGGCTGATAACCTACGGCAGAAGGCATGCGGCCTAACAGCGCCGAAACCTCCGAACCAGCTTGCGTGAAACGGAAAATGTTGTCGATAAAGAGCAACACGTCTTGCCCTTGCTCGTCGCGGAAATATTCCGCCATCGTTAATCCTGTCAACGCTACGCGCATCCGTGCGCCAGGCGGCTCGTTCATTTGCCCGAATACCATCGCCGTCTTGCTGATAACGCCAGAATCTTTCATTTCATGGTAAAGGTCGTTTCCTTCACGAGTGCGTTCC contains:
- the atpD gene encoding F0F1 ATP synthase subunit beta, which produces MTKGRVIQVMGPVVDVKFENGHLPAIYNALKIQHKARNENEVDIDLTLEVALHLGDDTVRTIAMASTDGLIRGMEVIDTGAPISVPVGEITLGRVFNVLGEPIDMQGEIPADARRDPIHRPAPKFEELATEVEILETGIKVVDLLAPYIKGGKIGLFGGAGVGKTVLIQELIHNIAQEHGGISVFAGVGERTREGNDLYHEMKDSGVISKTAMVFGQMNEPPGARMRVALTGLTMAEYFRDEQGQDVLLFIDNIFRFTQAGSEVSALLGRMPSAVGYQPTLATEMGQLQERITSTSTGSITSIQAIYVPADDYTDPAPATTFSHLDATTNLERKLAEMGIYPAVDPLASTSRALAPEIVGEEHYQVARKVQQTLQRYRELQDIIAILGMDELSDEDKLVVHRARRIQFFLSQNFHVAEQFTGQPGSYVPIKETVRGFKEILEGKYDHIPEDAFRLVGRIEEVVERAKQMGVEV